AGCGGGCCGGTCAGCGCCGGGAAGATCACGTAGTCCTTGAGAACCTGCTTACTGGCCTTGCGCCACATGCCCTTGATCAACGGCTTGAGGTCGTACCATTTGCGCTTGCCCCTCACGATGTTCTCGGCCTCAAGCTCGTGCACCATGACGCCCCACTCGAAGAACACCATCAGGGCGGTCGCCCAGGCCAGGTTGCCCAGGTAGTACGGGTTCCACTTCTGCTCGGGCGCCATCCGCAGGATGCCGTAACCCACGTCGCGGTCCATGTCGACGATGTTGGTGTAGGTGTGGTGCATGTAGTTGTGCGAGTGTCGCCACTGGTCGGCGGGGCACACGGTGTCCCATTCGAACTCGCGTGAGTTGAGGCCCTTTTCGCGCATCCAGTCGTACTGGCCGTGCATGACGTTGTGGCCGATCTCCATGTTGTCGAGGATCTTGGAGACGGACAGTGCGCCCACCGCGGCGAGCCACACGGGCGGGATGAACCCCAGGTACATCAGGGCGCGCCCGGCGGCCTCACAGCCGCGTTGTGTCTTGATGATCGAGTAGATGTACTCGCGATCACGCTCGCCCAGATCGGCGACAATGCGGTCGCGCAATTCATCGAGATCCCTGCCCAGCGCCTCGATATCCGATGCGCTGATGGTGATTTCGTTGCTTGGCATCTGGTTGCCCTCCTTGGGGTCTGTTAGAGGTTGATCGACACGTCACCGACGGGGGCGGTGATGCAGAGCTGGATGTGCTGATCGGGGTCGTCGTTCTCATCGCCGGTGCGCAGGTTCCGGGTGCATCCGGATGTCTTGACCGCCGTGCAGGCGAAGCAGATCCCCATCCGGCAGCCGAATTCGGGTTGCAGTCCGGCGGCCTCGGCCTGTTCGAGGATCGGCCTGCCGTCGTTTTCGGCGGTGATGCCGGAGGTGGCGAATCGCAGCACGCCTCCGGCCTCCCCAGTGGTGCTCGACGTGGTGACATAGAACTCTTCGGTGTGCAGACGGTCGGAGAGTCCACGCTCGGAGTACAGGGTGCTCACCGCGTCGTGCAGCGAGGGCGGCCCGCACAGGAACGTCTGGGCATCGGCGCTCCAGGGCGCGAGCGCATCGAGCTGCTCGGCACTGAAGTGCCGGCCGCCCTCACGGGTGTACACCGTGTGCACCGTCACCGAGGGCACCTCGCCGAGAGCGGTGAGCTCGCGTGCGTAGGCGTTTTCCGCGGCGGTCGGCGCGTAGTAGAGCACCGCGAGCTGCCCGGGGTATCCATTGCCGATGAGAGTTCTCGCCATTGAGAGAACGGGTGTAATCCCACTACCCGCGGCGATTAGAACTGTCCGAATGGGGCGCGGCGAGGGAAGGACGAATGTGCCGGCGGCCGGAGTGATGCTGTACACGTCACCCACTGCGGCGTGCTTGTACAGGTAGTTCGACACCAGCCCTTCGGGCCTGCGGGCAATGGTCAGCTCGATGAGGTCGCGGGTGTCGTCGGCGCCGGACGGCGAGAAGCAGCGGACGTGGCGCACGCCATCGATCACGACACCCAGCTGTACGAACTGACCTGCACGAAAGCCCTTGAACTGGTGGGTTGTGCGCAAGGTCAAGGTCACCGATCGGGTGGTGCGGCGCTGCACGCGAACGACGCGGGCGCGAGCCTCTTCCCAGGTGATCATCGGGTCGACCAGTTCGAGATACCGGTCGACGGCGTGCGGGGTGAGGGCGGCGGTCAACAACCGGCCCAGTGATGACTCGGGAGTGAGGATTCGTCGGGTGGCTTTAGTTAGAAATGTCATTCGAACTCCCTCCGTTAGGTTAACGAATGTACACTGAAATTGTGAACCAACTTGCCCCCACTGAGTCAAGCCGTAATCACCGTGTCGGTCATCACAGCGATACAGTGATCGCCATGACCAGTCGTCGAGAGCGGAGCTCTCATGCGGGCGCCTCCGCGCGACGTGACTCGGTTCGCGGTGAGCAGAAACTGCGCACCCGCACCGCATTGATGGAAGCCGCCCTTGAGCTTTCGCGTACTCAGGCGTTCTCGGGACTGAGCCTGCGTGATGTCGCCCGTGGCGCGGGAATCTCGCCGACGGCCTTCTACCGGCACTTCGCTTCCCTGGATGACCTGGGTGTCGCGCTGGCCGAAGAGGGAATGCGCATCGCCCGGGGGATCGCCCGGGAGATACGCCGGCGCGAACCGGCGACGTTGGCCGAAGCCATGCGCATCCTTGCCGAGCAGGTTCAGGAAAGCCCTGATCAGCTGCGGTTTGTCGTCACCGAGCGGTACACCGCACCCACCGAGGTGCGCAGGGCCGTGAACATCGAGATGCGGCTGCTCGCCGGCGAGCTGGCGATCGACCTGGCGCGTCGCGAAAAGATGCGGCTCTGGGATTCGGCCGATCTCACGACGGCCGCCAGCCTGCTGCTATCGATCGGCGCCAACGCGGTGGCCGAGTTGGTGCAGCCCGACGCCGACACCAACGATGTCGTCGACAGCGCCACCAGCGCCCTGACCATGGCCTTCGTCGGCCTGCAGAATTGGCGCTCCAGTTAGTGTGAGGGCCCGCTAGTCCCAGCGCCCGATTCACCGAGTCGCTGGTGCAACCGGTCGCGGATCTCATCGACCGTGTACGCCTCGCGTTTGCGTTGATCGCGGGCGACCAGCACGCCTCCCGCTGCCACCCCGACAGCCCCGGCGAGCCCGAGCCACTTCCACATGTTGGCCATCGCTCCAGGCTACGGTGCGGGAATGAGTGAGATAGGAGCCGTGTCGATCGACGAGGCGCTCGATGCGACGCGGACGGGCGACATCTGGGTGTTCCGTGGACGGTCGGGTCCCGATCGCCTTATCCAGACCTTGTCGAACAGCCCGGTCAACCATGTCGGTATGACGGTCGCCATCGATGATCTGCCGCCGCTGATGTGGCATGCCGAACTCGGTAACAAGCTCACCGATGTCTGGACCGGCGATAACCATCGGGGGGTGCAACTGCACGATGCGCGTGAGGCGATCGAGCGATGGGCGCACGTGTATGGACAGCGGTGCTGGCTGCGGCAGCTGAGCCCGCGGATAACCCGCGAGCAGGAAGACATCGCACTGCGCGTGGTGGCCCGGATGGACGGGACGCCATTTCCGGCTACCGCGCGGCTGACCGGTCGCTGGATGCGGGGCCGGCTTCCTACGGTCAGCGATCTCACGCGGGGACTTCCCTTCGTGCACAAGAAGGTTCGCGAGGTGGCCGAGCGGGACATCACGAAAAAACGGCAAGCCGGGCTGGAGACGGCGTTCTGCGCCGAGACGGTGGCGATCACTCTCGAGGAGATGGGGTTGCTCATCACCGAGAAGCGCTCGAACTACTTCGATCCGGGGTCGTTCTGGAGCGGTGATGATCTACCGCTGGCGCCGGGCTACTCACTGGGCAGGGAGATCGCCGTCGAGGTGCCGGAGGCTTAGAGCACCCGATCCGCCCGGGTGTAAACGTTCATGCTGTCCTCACGCAGGAACGCCACCAGCGTCATCCCGGACTGTGCCGCGAGATCCACAGCCAACGAGGACGGCGCCGACACCGCGGCCAGGATGGGAATGCCCGCCATGGTGGCCTTCTGGGCGAGCTCGAAGGAGGCCCGCCCGCTGACCAACAGTGTGGTCCCGGTGAGGGGCACCTTGCCGTTTTCGAGAGCCCACCCGATGACCTTGTCCACCGCGTTGTGCCGGCCGATGTCCTCGCGGACCGCCAACATGGCGCCGTCCGTGGTGAACAGTGCCGCGGCATGCAGCCCGCCGGTGGTCGCGAAAACCTTTTGCGCCGAGCGAAGTTTGTCGGGCAGTCCCGCCAGCGTGGTCGATTCGATGGTGGACGGGTCGTCGCCGGGGGAGAAGCGGCTGATGGTGCGCACCGCCTCCAGCGATCCCTTGCCGCAGACACCACAGGACGAGGTGGTGTAGAAGTTTCTCGTCACCGCCGGGTCGGGGGCGGGAACGCCAGGGGCGAGGGTCACATCCAGGACGTTGTAGGTGTTCAGGCCGTCGGGCCCTTCGCCCTGGCAGTAGCGCACGGTCAGCAGATCGTCGCGGCCGGCGATGACCCCTTCGGTGAGCAGGAATCCTTGGGTGAGTTCGACATCCGATCCAGGGGTGCGCATGGTGACGGCTACTGGCTGCCCATTGACCCGGATCTCCAGGGGCTCCTCGACGACGAGAGTCTCGCTGCGCTCGCCCCGTCCGACCCCGTCGATGCGGCGTATCTTGCGCCTGTCGGTGACCCTACCCACGAGCCACCAGACGGATAACGACGGCCTTCGACACCGGGGTGTTGGACCGTTCTGCAACGTGGTCTAGGGGCACAAGTGGATTGGTCTCTGGATAGTAGGCGGCGGCGTTACC
This genomic window from Mycobacteroides chelonae contains:
- a CDS encoding TetR family transcriptional regulator, with amino-acid sequence MIAMTSRRERSSHAGASARRDSVRGEQKLRTRTALMEAALELSRTQAFSGLSLRDVARGAGISPTAFYRHFASLDDLGVALAEEGMRIARGIAREIRRREPATLAEAMRILAEQVQESPDQLRFVVTERYTAPTEVRRAVNIEMRLLAGELAIDLARREKMRLWDSADLTTAASLLLSIGANAVAELVQPDADTNDVVDSATSALTMAFVGLQNWRSS
- the fdhD gene encoding formate dehydrogenase accessory sulfurtransferase FdhD, encoding MGRVTDRRKIRRIDGVGRGERSETLVVEEPLEIRVNGQPVAVTMRTPGSDVELTQGFLLTEGVIAGRDDLLTVRYCQGEGPDGLNTYNVLDVTLAPGVPAPDPAVTRNFYTTSSCGVCGKGSLEAVRTISRFSPGDDPSTIESTTLAGLPDKLRSAQKVFATTGGLHAAALFTTDGAMLAVREDIGRHNAVDKVIGWALENGKVPLTGTTLLVSGRASFELAQKATMAGIPILAAVSAPSSLAVDLAAQSGMTLVAFLREDSMNVYTRADRVL
- a CDS encoding fatty acid desaturase family protein, encoding MPSNEITISASDIEALGRDLDELRDRIVADLGERDREYIYSIIKTQRGCEAAGRALMYLGFIPPVWLAAVGALSVSKILDNMEIGHNVMHGQYDWMREKGLNSREFEWDTVCPADQWRHSHNYMHHTYTNIVDMDRDVGYGILRMAPEQKWNPYYLGNLAWATALMVFFEWGVMVHELEAENIVRGKRKWYDLKPLIKGMWRKASKQVLKDYVIFPALTGPLFPITFLGNLSANFVRNVWTFSIIFCGHFPSGTQTFSKEETANETRGEWYIRQLLGSANIEGSRLFHIMSGNLSHQIEHHLFPDLPANRYPEMATEVRELCQKYGLPYNTGGLFAQLSSTWKKIARLSLPNGWFRDDEELVVHIERDKRKEAAAESEVVVVDERGELVDA
- a CDS encoding ferredoxin reductase, giving the protein MTFLTKATRRILTPESSLGRLLTAALTPHAVDRYLELVDPMITWEEARARVVRVQRRTTRSVTLTLRTTHQFKGFRAGQFVQLGVVIDGVRHVRCFSPSGADDTRDLIELTIARRPEGLVSNYLYKHAAVGDVYSITPAAGTFVLPSPRPIRTVLIAAGSGITPVLSMARTLIGNGYPGQLAVLYYAPTAAENAYARELTALGEVPSVTVHTVYTREGGRHFSAEQLDALAPWSADAQTFLCGPPSLHDAVSTLYSERGLSDRLHTEEFYVTTSSTTGEAGGVLRFATSGITAENDGRPILEQAEAAGLQPEFGCRMGICFACTAVKTSGCTRNLRTGDENDDPDQHIQLCITAPVGDVSINL
- a CDS encoding guanylate cyclase, which encodes MSIDEALDATRTGDIWVFRGRSGPDRLIQTLSNSPVNHVGMTVAIDDLPPLMWHAELGNKLTDVWTGDNHRGVQLHDAREAIERWAHVYGQRCWLRQLSPRITREQEDIALRVVARMDGTPFPATARLTGRWMRGRLPTVSDLTRGLPFVHKKVREVAERDITKKRQAGLETAFCAETVAITLEEMGLLITEKRSNYFDPGSFWSGDDLPLAPGYSLGREIAVEVPEA